The genomic interval CAGTACATGATGGAAGTGGTTCGAAAACAGTGGTGTAGGCTGGCACATCGTTTTTGAGAGTGCCGCTTCGCGGAGTTACTCACTAAATCCAAATTTCAAAAAAGTGGCTTCAGGTCGGAGCTGCTTGCGGTCTCCCTTCGCCTATAGCCAGGTTCTGGGTGTTTTCTTGACAGGAGTTATATCGTGGCAATCGCTGATTACATCAAGGTTTCGGGAAGGCTCGAGGACATTCGAGTTTTTGAGCATAAGGAAGGAAGCGTTCGGGTAATCATGAAGATCGATGGTGTTTTAATTCCGAACACCGACATTCCGATTAAGCTCTACGAAGAGATCGAGGCGGGCAAATACTACGATTTGTATTGTGTGTACAAAAAATCCAGGAACAAATTAAAAAATACTGTCGTGGTCTATGCGTTCAAAGAGGAGGGCGGACGAATTCGCAGTCTCACCAAGCTTCGTCTGGCTACTCCAGTGTATATGATGGTCTATGGGGCGATCTGGTTCGCTGTCGCGTATGTAGCTGTTTTTCTTCTTGCGCTTCTTCCAGTGCTCGCAGACCATCCGCGGACAGGAGCTTTACCCATTTTGCACAGCTATTCAATGCTCGGCGGTGCAGTGCCAGCGTTGTTCTTTGCCTGGTGCATCATAAACTTCTGGCGCAAGTCCGGAAATCTAGAATCTTGGCCGAGCGTTGCTCCAGGTGTCGTGATTGAGCGTTTCAGTAAGCTCCACAAGTAAGCGGTCTTACCTGAGATTGGTAGCTTGGGCGTGCCGCTCCGCGGACAGGCTGTCGTAAACCGAGCCCTGCTGTTGCAGGTCTCGGCCCTCCGGGCTTCCATCCTGCACGCCTTCGGCCGGGGCGGCCTGCGCGCTCCGCTTGCTCATGGCACGCGATAGGTTGTGGGCTGCTTTCCGTTTTGTTCAGCAATCACCATCGGAGAACTCATAGCCAAGCTGTATCCGTTCCCTGCTGTTTGGAAACAGCTTCATGAGCGATTATTTTGTCATTGAAGGTTTTGCTTGGAAAATTTTGAGGTAAAAAATCAAATTGTGCTCAAGGTTTTGTGAAGTGAACCGTTTATAAGTATAAAAGCATAATTTAGGTGCTATCATGGCCTCCCGTAAGCTGCTTCAGCCTAGCAATTCTTTTAAAGCCCCTTCGAGCTTCTATGTTTCAGGCACAAGTGAAACCTTTCCAGTTACTTTGAGACTGATGGAGTCAGGTCTCATAGATACTTGGTTTAATGGCTTGCGAGTATCGTACACGCCGCACCAGGCCCATCTGGTCGCATCAAGTTTGGTGCATGCGCTCGTCCATCTAAGCGTCTCGTTAACAGGTGATTGTAGCAAGGAGGCCAAGAAGCTCCACGATTCAGTTTCTCTTTGGGCCGAGTTGATCATCCCTAGTCTTCGTCTTTCGCAAGACGCCGCCGACCCCATTACTCACGAGGGGCATGGTGCTCATTTTGTTGCGAGAGGAGCGCTGCAGAATCCAGATCCAAGTCCAGATTTTGAGTTCAGTGATGAAGCGCAGGCCACTTACGATCTGTTGATCAGGCCACACGAGGCTTCAGTCCGACTGAAATTTTCTTATGTGAAATGGCTGCTTAGCCCTGCAGAGGCGGAATGGCTGGCCAATCAATTATGGGTCGCCGCGTTTTTGGCAGCAAAGCAGTATAACTAGCCATACAAGCCTGTAACGGTGCGGTGAGTGTTGCTTCTCAGCTGTCGTTGAGAACCTGCGAGGATTGCGGAGCACCGGCTAATCATGTGCCTGATAGGTGGGCCAGTACGCTTTACCCGAATCACGATGGGGGTGCTTCGCACCCTGTTGTGGTCAGACTTCACACAACGCGAGTAGAGATGTCCCCGCGAAGGAGCAAGGTTCGGGCATTGTCATTCGGGTTCGTGTCGCGCGTCTCATTCACCTCCATCCCAGAAAAGCTGCGGATTTTTTTGCGCATTTTAGGACGCGGTGAATACCCCTATTTACCTGGGTTTGATCTGGTTTGAATGCTTTTCAGAAGAGAGAAATTTTCGGATTTTTCTGGCCTAACCGGAGCTGGTCGATGGCAACGTATCTGCAGTCGTTGCCCGTATTGCGACGCTACTCACCAAAGCAGCGATCCGAGGGCCTTGGGTGCGGTGATTTTAGGTTGAAGCACCACACCCTGCGGGCCACAAGGCGGCCTATGCGCTCTGGCAGACCAAATCTGAAAGCACAGACCCGAGACGTTCAATTGTCATTGATGAGCAAGGTTGCATGGGCTCGCGAAGTTCGTTGGTGATTATGCCCTGGACGCTCAGAGCTGCCTTGATGACAGCGGGGTTGGGTTCGATGAATGCAATTCTTATCCAGGGCAGGAGTCGATAGAGCGTGGCTCTGGCAGAGATGAGGTCGCCGCTATCCATCTCCTGCATCATCTGAACGTATAGCTTGGGACTAATGTGTGCTGAAGCCGAGATTGCGCCGGCGCCGCCCAAGGCAAGGTTGTTGAAGATCTGGATATCTTCGCCAGTCAGTATTTCTGCGTTTCCGTCGGCGATCAGGGCCATGGTGGTTTCGATATCACCACTGCAGTCCTCCACAGCAGCGATTCTAGGGTGATGCACGATCCTTCTCAGCGTCTCTCGCTCAATCCTCACACCTGTTCGATAGGGGATGTCGTAGAGCACCACTGGGACAGAGGAGGCGTCGGCAACCGTTTGGAAGAAAGCCTTGATGCCTTGCTGCGAAGGTCGGATGTAGTAGGGAGCTGGAACCAGGACGCCGGCGATGTCACGGCTCTGGATCTGTTGCTGGAATGTCAGGACTTCCGACAGGTTATTGCCCGACAGGCCCATGATCACTTGGCCTGGCAGGGCGATCTGCAGAACTGCATCCAGTACCTCAAGTTGCTCATCCTTGCTCATGGCAGCGGCCTCGCCCGTGGTACCGCAAACCACGAGGCCTCTCACTCCGTCAGCGAGGAGCTTCTTGGCTAAGCCGTGCAGGGCGTGGAAATCGACCTGTCCCGAACGGAATGGTGTGACCAGTGCAACCCAGATACCGCGAAAATTAGACATGCATTACTCCTCAGGCAGACCGATTAGTCGACGTCAGAGGAGGAAATGGGAATCAAGCGGGGAGAAGACCTAGCGCTATCTGTCCTGTCAGCTCATCTGACGGGACAGCGCCCCGGTCAAATGAGCGACTGTTTCTTGGATTTCTTGGCAACGGACACGCATGCGCATGCCTGGGCAGAGAG from Pseudomonas kermanshahensis carries:
- the dapA gene encoding 4-hydroxy-tetrahydrodipicolinate synthase, which codes for MSNFRGIWVALVTPFRSGQVDFHALHGLAKKLLADGVRGLVVCGTTGEAAAMSKDEQLEVLDAVLQIALPGQVIMGLSGNNLSEVLTFQQQIQSRDIAGVLVPAPYYIRPSQQGIKAFFQTVADASSVPVVLYDIPYRTGVRIERETLRRIVHHPRIAAVEDCSGDIETTMALIADGNAEILTGEDIQIFNNLALGGAGAISASAHISPKLYVQMMQEMDSGDLISARATLYRLLPWIRIAFIEPNPAVIKAALSVQGIITNELREPMQPCSSMTIERLGSVLSDLVCQSA